A single genomic interval of Rosistilla ulvae harbors:
- a CDS encoding monovalent cation/H+ antiporter complex subunit F: MTGIFLITSIAILITMALALIRAMLGPTVFDRVLALNMVGTKTVLLIAVVDVATERGDFLDLALLYSLMNFIGMVALLRFTEYGSFSREGTEL, translated from the coding sequence ATGACAGGCATCTTCCTGATAACATCGATCGCGATCCTGATCACGATGGCGTTGGCTCTGATCCGAGCGATGCTCGGCCCAACCGTTTTCGACCGCGTGCTGGCGCTGAATATGGTCGGAACCAAAACCGTGCTGCTGATTGCGGTGGTGGATGTCGCCACCGAGCGAGGCGATTTTCTCGACCTGGCGCTCCTCTACAGCCTGATGAACTTCATCGGGATGGTCGCCCTGCTGCGATTCACCGAATACGGCAGCTTCAGCCGCGAGGGGACCGAGCTATGA
- a CDS encoding Na+/H+ antiporter subunit E, with product MKYLFIITLSIALFATWLLWSGHFDDPFLIALGVGSCVISVAISRRMKIIDEEGAPAHLGLRPFTSYAPWLIKEIVQSNMEVTRIILSPKMPLQRSMIRVSANQKTELGRVILANSITLTPGTVTVRVEGNSILVHALSFEGAAEDLSGEMDRRVCALEK from the coding sequence GTGAAATATCTGTTTATCATCACTCTCAGCATCGCCTTGTTCGCAACCTGGTTGTTGTGGTCGGGGCACTTTGACGATCCTTTCCTGATCGCTTTGGGAGTTGGGTCGTGTGTGATTTCGGTGGCGATCTCGCGACGGATGAAGATCATCGACGAGGAAGGGGCGCCGGCTCATCTGGGCCTGCGACCGTTCACCTCCTACGCGCCGTGGCTGATCAAAGAGATCGTTCAGTCGAACATGGAAGTCACACGGATCATACTGTCGCCCAAAATGCCGCTGCAACGGAGCATGATCCGCGTTTCGGCGAATCAAAAGACCGAGTTGGGCCGCGTTATTCTCGCCAACTCGATCACCCTGACTCCCGGAACGGTGACCGTTCGCGTCGAAGGTAATTCGATTCTGGTCCATGCATTGTCGTTCGAAGGGGCCGCCGAAGACCTCTCCGGCGAAATGGATCGCCGCGTTTGCGCATTGGAGAAGTAA
- the cysK gene encoding cysteine synthase A has translation MPRGKTYANASQAIGDTPMIQINRLVPGDQATVFAKCEFFQPLNSVKDRIGVAMVEAAEKSGVLNSETHIIEPTSGNTGIALAFVCAAKGYKLTLTMPESMSVERRALLRAMGANLVLTPAAEGMKGAINQAAELVDKGDNAWMPQQFENPANPAIHEATTGPEIWEDSGHDIDVLIAGVGTGGTITGVARYMKSVNPDFKAIAVEPKHSPVISGGAPGKHRIQGIGAGFIPGNLDTSIIDDIVLVDDEDAFETGRQLAKQEGIVAGISSGANMWAAQQIAARPEYKGKRIVTIMCSLGERYLSTPLFSDQ, from the coding sequence ATGCCGCGCGGAAAAACTTACGCCAATGCATCGCAAGCGATTGGCGACACCCCGATGATCCAAATCAACCGCTTGGTCCCTGGCGATCAAGCGACGGTGTTTGCCAAGTGCGAGTTCTTCCAGCCGCTTAATAGCGTCAAAGATCGGATCGGCGTGGCGATGGTTGAAGCGGCCGAGAAGTCGGGGGTCTTGAATTCCGAGACACACATCATCGAACCGACCAGCGGCAACACGGGGATCGCGCTGGCGTTTGTTTGCGCTGCCAAGGGTTACAAGTTGACGCTGACGATGCCCGAGTCGATGTCGGTCGAACGCCGCGCGCTGCTGCGAGCGATGGGTGCCAATTTGGTGCTGACGCCAGCGGCCGAAGGGATGAAGGGAGCGATTAACCAAGCTGCGGAATTGGTCGACAAGGGGGACAATGCTTGGATGCCACAACAGTTTGAAAACCCGGCCAATCCCGCGATCCATGAAGCGACCACCGGTCCAGAGATCTGGGAGGATAGCGGTCACGATATCGACGTGCTGATTGCGGGCGTTGGCACCGGCGGCACGATCACTGGCGTGGCGCGGTACATGAAAAGCGTCAATCCCGACTTCAAAGCGATCGCTGTCGAACCAAAGCATTCGCCCGTGATCAGTGGCGGCGCACCGGGCAAGCACCGGATTCAAGGCATCGGTGCCGGTTTTATCCCTGGCAATCTCGATACTTCGATCATCGATGATATTGTGCTTGTCGACGATGAGGACGCCTTTGAGACGGGGCGCCAATTGGCCAAGCAAGAAGGGATCGTGGCTGGGATCAGCAGCGGTGCGAACATGTGGGCCGCTCAACAGATCGCCGCTCGCCCCGAGTACAAGGGGAAGCGAATCGTGACGATCATGTGCAGCCTGGGCGAACGCTACCTGAGCACGCCACTGTTCAGCGACCAATAA
- a CDS encoding DUF4040 domain-containing protein, producing the protein MNLIVFTILAMLAATAVTVARIRDLWAAIMFTGIYSFLSASWMLILDAPDVAFTEAAVGAGISTVLMLSTLVLVGPSDAGRRKPALVPLTVVTITGCALVYGTLDMPHFGDPNDPIHLHPRPSFVEKSQVDMHGLPNVITSVLASYRGYDTLGETTVVLTAGIAVLLILRKEKDEPEREAVSQ; encoded by the coding sequence ATGAATCTGATCGTCTTTACCATTCTCGCAATGCTCGCCGCGACCGCGGTCACCGTCGCGCGGATCCGCGATCTGTGGGCAGCGATCATGTTCACGGGGATCTACAGTTTTCTTAGCGCCAGTTGGATGCTGATCCTCGACGCGCCCGACGTCGCGTTTACCGAAGCGGCTGTTGGCGCGGGGATCTCGACCGTCCTGATGCTCAGCACGTTGGTCCTGGTCGGTCCCAGTGACGCCGGCCGTCGCAAGCCCGCTTTGGTGCCGTTGACGGTTGTCACGATCACCGGTTGTGCGTTGGTCTACGGCACGCTGGACATGCCTCATTTTGGCGATCCCAACGATCCGATTCACCTGCATCCGCGGCCATCGTTTGTCGAAAAATCGCAAGTCGACATGCACGGCTTGCCGAACGTGATCACCTCCGTTTTGGCTAGCTACCGCGGTTACGATACGCTTGGCGAAACGACGGTTGTTTTGACAGCTGGGATCGCGGTGCTGCTGATCTTACGAAAAGAGAAAGACGAGCCCGAACGGGAGGCTGTCTCCCAATGA
- the mnhG gene encoding monovalent cation/H(+) antiporter subunit G produces the protein MIALDILSWALMLIGAFFSIVGGIGIVRLPEFFSRLHGAGITDTMGAGAILLGLVFQVGLSLAAVKLIMILFFLLVTSPSSCHALARSAFTHGLKPVLDSSRRDGSSGTEV, from the coding sequence ATGATCGCGCTCGATATCCTCAGCTGGGCCCTGATGTTGATCGGTGCCTTTTTTTCGATCGTCGGTGGAATCGGGATCGTCCGCTTGCCCGAATTCTTCTCGCGACTGCATGGCGCTGGAATCACCGACACGATGGGTGCCGGAGCGATCTTGTTGGGACTGGTCTTCCAAGTAGGGCTCAGTCTCGCCGCGGTGAAGTTGATAATGATCTTGTTCTTCTTGCTGGTGACCAGCCCCAGTTCGTGCCACGCGTTGGCGCGTTCCGCTTTCACACATGGGTTGAAACCTGTGCTGGATTCCTCACGACGCGATGGAAGCTCGGGAACGGAAGTATGA
- a CDS encoding sodium:proton antiporter, whose amino-acid sequence MEQVVGLYNYWVVIFLMMTGFYMVIARRNLMKSIIGLNIFQTSVFLLYITMGKIHGGTAPIVPPRIVQNHAHDGHADGEAAGHAASHAAEVAHATGKSVEEVIEAGARMSGEVDGIIYSNPLPSVLMLTAIVVGIATTALALSLIVRIREDYGTIDEEKILEMDRLP is encoded by the coding sequence ATGGAACAAGTCGTCGGATTGTATAACTACTGGGTTGTCATCTTTTTGATGATGACCGGGTTCTATATGGTCATTGCCCGACGCAATTTGATGAAATCGATCATCGGCCTGAACATCTTCCAAACCTCGGTCTTCCTGTTGTACATCACGATGGGGAAGATCCACGGCGGCACCGCGCCGATCGTTCCTCCTCGGATTGTGCAGAACCACGCTCACGATGGACATGCCGACGGGGAAGCCGCCGGACACGCCGCCTCGCACGCGGCCGAAGTGGCTCATGCAACAGGCAAGAGTGTGGAAGAGGTGATCGAAGCGGGAGCGAGGATGTCGGGAGAAGTCGATGGGATCATCTACTCGAATCCCCTGCCGAGTGTTTTGATGCTGACGGCGATTGTGGTCGGTATCGCCACGACCGCCCTGGCGCTGTCGTTGATCGTGCGTATCCGTGAAGACTACGGAACGATCGATGAGGAGAAGATTTTGGAAATGGATCGGCTGCCGTGA
- a CDS encoding Na(+)/H(+) antiporter subunit B — protein sequence MIAFPIIRVVTKLLIPYILLFGFYVQFHGDFGPGGGFQAGVILAAALILYGLVFGLQAVQRVVPAWAVEKMMALGVLIYAGTGITTILLGGKFLDYEVLDHHLLPGILPHGQHLGIFVVELGVGITVTAVMTMIFYTFAGRKHVL from the coding sequence ATGATTGCGTTTCCGATCATTCGAGTCGTCACCAAACTGCTGATTCCCTACATCCTGTTGTTTGGTTTCTACGTTCAATTCCATGGTGACTTTGGCCCCGGCGGCGGCTTCCAAGCCGGCGTGATCTTGGCTGCAGCGTTGATCCTGTACGGCTTGGTCTTCGGACTGCAAGCTGTGCAGCGCGTCGTCCCGGCTTGGGCCGTTGAAAAGATGATGGCGTTGGGCGTCTTGATCTACGCGGGGACGGGGATCACCACCATCTTGTTGGGCGGAAAGTTCCTCGACTATGAAGTCCTCGATCACCACCTGCTGCCCGGCATCCTGCCGCATGGCCAACACTTGGGGATCTTTGTTGTGGAGCTTGGTGTAGGGATCACGGTGACTGCGGTGATGACGATGATCTTCTACACGTTTGCGGGAAGGAAACACGTTCTGTGA